The nucleotide sequence TAGCTTTCTTGGTCCTAAAGATGCTTTCTTGTTGATTGTTTAGTGTTGAATGTGAGTACCCTGATGCTAAAAtttgctttttttgtttgtgtttgtgttacCCTTTTCTTTCCTCAGGGCTTAACGATTCATCAAAAGGCAAAGATAAATTCCTAATTTTAGTGCAAGTCTTAAGTAGAAGAACATCATTTCTAAGAGGCACCTTAACATGGTAAGACTCTCTACCTAGATAAACTACATCACTATTAATTATAAGGAATTTTGAACCCTTCTGCGATAACTTTTTATTCTTCTCTTACTTGTTGCTCTTCTGTTGGGTCTTTGATGTTCCAGGCAAATCCATTACGGCTCTATCTAGCCTGCATAAAGAATACCCTCGAGGCAGCCATGTGCTTACAGGTACAAACCATTTCCGCTCAAAAGTATCACTGCATAGGTCCATCTGTATGGTTAAGGAAACAGTAAAAGACTCTTTGTTTCCCTTCTCCCCCATCCATGTTTGACCTCTAGTGTTTTTCTTACTTTCATGTTTACCTTATTTACATGATATGCACCATCGTTCACTTTTACTCTCGCAATTTTGGTGACGAATGTCGTAAACTATGCACTTTTTGTTCCTGGGGCCATGTGAAGTCCTTGTAAGATTCAGTTTTAACTTGCATGGTATATATTTCTCTACTTGCAGAACTTTCCTTGTCAAGAAGTTGAAAGGCATAATAAACCAGAGGTTGAACTAAAGTATGTAAGCTTGTTTCAAAAACATGCATCTGAGAATGGATGCTCTTGTGCCATTGTGATTTGAACTAGTGGAATCTTATTAtcgtcatgttttttttttgtaggacgAGCCCAGAACTTTTGCTAAATCCTGTAAGTAGTTTATTTCTTTCCCTCTCAGTTTGGCATTCTGTCTATATACTAGGTTCTGTAACTGGCTgctaaattttttatgttttgaattttacaGGTTTTGATATGCCGTAATGAGGCTGAAAAGTGCTTAATAGAAACATCTATAAATTCACTCCGGATAAGCCTCAAGGTAATTGTTGATCTTGCCTTAGCTTTATATTGTTTTTCACTGTTTCCTTTCACTCACTCTCCTTCGATAACGTCTTTCATGTGTCATGACTCAAACGTCCTGTTGTTAAAAGTACCTGTTCTTGAATTTGCAGGTCAAACAAGCGGATGAACTTGAAAACATACTAACCAAAAAGTTCCTTAGATTCTTGTCCATGAGGGCAGAAGCTTTTCAAGTACTGAGGAGGAAGCCAGTGCAGGTAGACCATCTTCTTAATTTAAACGTAGCTACTCTTGTGTGCCACTATGTTTTATCTTCCAGCTCTAATGCATTCCATTTTCTGTAATTTATTTAGTATGGCAAACGCATCACtgattggtttatatatatataacgcaCACAGGATTGGGAACTTCATTTTACAAATCATCAATCATCTCACTCTGTGGAAATGCCTTTACTTAGATCAGATGGTTACTTTTTATTATGTGAATAGTTTATTCCCTGATCCAATTCAATTTGGTTTCCTTGTTGGTCTTTTGAACAGGGATATGACATTAGCTTTCTTATAACAAACTACCACTGCGAAGAGATGCAGAAACAGAAGCTAATCGATTTCATTATTCAGTTTATGGAGGCAAGTCTTTCTCCAAACCTATTGTGTTTACCTTGTGTCTTTTTTCACGGTAGTAACAATGGGAAGTAGTATTCGGAATAGTTGGCCTAGCCATGGTCAAGGTATCCGCCTTCACACTTAAAATGTTTCTACAagaatcaaaaagaaattaGTTACTTTGATGATATGCTCCAACATGCTAATCTCCTCATACTCCTCCGATTAAAACTGGAAATGTAACTGAAATTGCAGGATATAGAGAAAGAAATAAGCGAGTTGAAGATATCAGTGAACACCAGAGGAAGACTGGTGGCTACAGAGTTTCTGAAACAGTTCATGTAAAGCAACTGAGTTGTTATAATGTAAGCACTCATTGTATTAATCACTCATTATTTGGTCAAATTCATCTACACATATAATAAGTTCTTTTCTCTTGCTACactttctgttttctttttgtctCTACTTCCTTTGCTCCTACGCAACTGAACCATCGGCTTCGTAATTGTAGTATATGTTACGCAATACTTGTAAAATATGGGCTGTTCGTTAATCATAGAAGTTGTTCTAGCATGCAGTCACAGCAAGAAAAGTTGTTTCTACGAccaagtaaaaataaaatcaattttaaatgatattcgTTTGGCCATCTTTTATCTCTatccaaataatttatttaaatggtaTATCTAAGCGATATTTGGAACTGTTTATTTATCAATCCAAATGAAACATCTAAATTGAATTTGGTTTATTTTCTCAATTGTTGTACATGAATAGTTTAATAAGAAAACAATTCaacaacttttatttttaatttaattatatttacaaatttaaaactataacatttatttattagttacaACTAATTATTTTGAATGAGCATTTTGATTATgtaattttgatgaagaaataCATTATTgcgatttttttataaaatttagtattttatattttggtaaGGAAATAcgattttaaagtttttatgtaaaaatataatttttcgtATAGGTGGACGAGATTATTTTGcggtttggaaaaaaaaatttatgttttgatgGAAGAATATAATTTTGAGAGTTGGGATATATGTCGAGTTTGACATTAGATGTCAGATCGAGGATCTGTTGAAATGGTGGCTGCTTGTGCAGTGCATGTGCTTTCACTGATGTGTTTTCGAGTTTGATTTTCCTCTACTATGCTTGTATTGTTACTTCAGATGATCAGTTCTCACTTGCGGCTTATTTATTTGGTTCTTGTTTAGTTTATAGAGTTGTGGTTATGTGGCTCAATCAGCAATAGTGAGTCGTCTCCGGCAGGGGCGAAGCTAGGATTTTTCTTATAACTAGGTGcataataactaataaaaatagcATAGGAAGATTTGAACCTAGGTTATTGGAGAATCTTTTCT is from Brassica napus cultivar Da-Ae chromosome A4, Da-Ae, whole genome shotgun sequence and encodes:
- the LOC106445794 gene encoding actin-related protein 2/3 complex subunit 4 isoform X2, producing MANPLRLYLACIKNTLEAAMCLQNFPCQEVERHNKPEVELKTSPELLLNPVLICRNEAEKCLIETSINSLRISLKVKQADELENILTKKFLRFLSMRAEAFQVLRRKPVQGYDISFLITNYHCEEMQKQKLIDFIIQFMEARYRERNKRVEDISEHQRKTGGYRVSETVHVKQLSCYNVSTHCINHSLFGQIHLHI
- the LOC106445794 gene encoding actin-related protein 2/3 complex subunit 4 isoform X1, with amino-acid sequence MANPLRLYLACIKNTLEAAMCLQNFPCQEVERHNKPEVELKTSPELLLNPVLICRNEAEKCLIETSINSLRISLKVKQADELENILTKKFLRFLSMRAEAFQVLRRKPVQGYDISFLITNYHCEEMQKQKLIDFIIQFMEDIEKEISELKISVNTRGRLVATEFLKQFM